The Gemmatimonadota bacterium DH-78 region GAGCTCCGACAGCACCACCCCCACGACGATCACCGCAAAGAGCAGGTCCACGGCGGGGAGCCCCCCCACCTCGATGCCCGAGCCCCCGAGAGTGAGCACGAGGGAGAGGGCCATCGCCAGGGTGATCCCTCCCTGTGGGATGAGTCCGAGCCCCATGCGGCGGGGCGCGTCGAAGGGCAGGGGCAGCAGCTGGACGAAGACCGCACTGCCGATCACCTTGCCGACCATGCGCATGGCGAAGTAGCCGACCCCCAGCGGGAAGACCCACCAGGTGGGGAGCCGCAGCTGGGCACCTGCGAGGAGCAGGAGCACCAGATAGATCGGCTTCTCCCACTGCTGGAGCGCCTTGAACACCCGGTCGCGGTCGCGGGAGAAGTTGGCGACCACGGCCCCCATCACGGTCGCGGCCACGAGCGGCGACAACTGGAGTTGCAGTGCCGCGCCGCCGGCGAGTGCCGAGATGCCCAGGAGGTACAACACGAGCTCCTCGCGTCCGGGGCGGAGCCGCATCAGCCAGAGAAACAACACTCCGCACACGAGGCCGAGGGCGAGGTCGATGCCGGTCCAGAAGAGGGGGCCGCCCACCTCGAAGCCGGCCGTCATGTCGGTGCCGTGCATCCACCCGTAGGTGACCTGAAGGGCCACCAGGCCGACCACCGCGTCGAGAGACGCCACGAAGAACAGGCACTGCCGCACCTGGCCGCGGACCAGAAAGTTCGTGGAGACGAGCGCGATCCCCGCGGGGCTCGACACCGCTGCGGTGGCGCCCGCGGCGAGGATCAGGGCGGTCACCTGCGGGGTGGCCATGCCCATGAGGTCGGCCGAGAACCACCCGATGGCCGCGAACACCCCGAAGGCGATCACGGCCTGGCCGATGGCGAGAGCGTGGAAGGCCCGCGGGAACTGCCGGAGGGTCGTGCGGTCGAGCTGAAGCCCGAACAACAGTCCCACCCACCCGAGACCCAGGCCGAGCAGGGGGTACAGCTGAACGAGCGCCTCGGTGGAGAGCAGCCCGAGCACCGCGGGGCCGAGGAGCACGCCCACGAAGAGAAAGTGGGTGCCGGTGCGGAAGAGCAGCCGCGGGCCGGCGGGAATGCGCTCCGTGGAGAAGCTGAACCGCGCGCCCAGCAGGGCGAGCAGGATCAGGGCGAGGGTCGCGACGAGCGGGTCCACGCGCGGGTGGAGGGACGAGGCGGCCGGTCAGGCCGCGCCGCCGTCCTCTCCGAGCTCGGGGGCCAACCCGACCACCCGACCGACCGGGAGGGCGAAGGCGATCCCGGTGGCCGGCGCGTCGAGGTTCCCGCAGACGTCCTGAAGAAGGGCGATCGCAGAGTCGATCTTCTCGTCGGAGATCACCGAGAAGATCGTCCGGTTCTGCGGGCGGGATCCGGTGAGGAGGGTCTGCAGCCCCGCGAAGATGGGAATGTCGTGCGACAGCACGCGCCCCATGCCCTCCGAAGAGATGATGGTGGCGCCGGTAATGCCCAGTTCGAGGAAGCCGGACAGGATCTCGTCGATCTTCTCGGGGTCGTTGACCACTGCGATCAGCATCTGCATGGCCGGCCTCAGACGTGCTGCTCGTCGACCCGGCGAATCACCTCCACCGCCCGCTCGCCGTCGTCCACCGTCACGAGCTCGTCGACGAAGCCGGGGTGGCGAACCAGCCGGCAGATCCGCGCGAGCAGCTTGATGTGTTCTCCCTCGCGACCCGGCGGCGACAGCAGCACGAAGAAGACGCGAACCGGATCGGTCTCCTCGGGCCCGAACTGAATCGCCTCCTTCGCCAGCGCCACCATGAGCACCGCCCGCTCCAGCCCGTCGATCGTGGCGTGGGGCAGGGCCATGCCGTGACCCATCGCGGTGGTGTGCGCCGCTTCGCGCGCGGCGAGGGCGGCCGAAACCGTGTCGGCATCGCGGGTGACGCCCGCCTCGGCGAGGTGCGCGGCCAGCGCGTCGACCACGGAGTGGAGGTCGTCGGCGGCCAGGTCGGTGAGGACCAGATCGGCCCTCAGGTACTCGTTGAGGCGCATGTCGGGCGGGGGGTGAACGGCGGCGGAGGAGGAGCAGGATCGTAGACCTCCCATGGCGGAGGGTCAAGCGCGCGCGAGGGGTCCGAACGGGGCCTTGCCACCCCCCTCTGCCGGGTCTACCCTCCGGCGCACCCAGCCACCCCCGAACCCCTCGTCATGAGCCGATTCATCGTGGAGGGTGGGACGCCGCTCTCCGGCCGGATCCGTCCCGCCGGCAACAAGAACGCCGCCCTCCCCTGCATTGCTGCCGCGGTCCTCACCGATCGGCCGGTCACCCTCGACAACGTTCCGCGCATCCGCGACGTGCTCACCCTTCTCGAGATCGTCGCCTCGCTCGGGGCGTCGGTCTCGTGGGATGACGCGAACACCGTCACGATCGATGCCGGCGGGGTCGAGGTCGGTCGGGTGGATCGCGCGATGGCGGCAAGGATCCGGGCCTCCCTCCTTCTCGCGGGGCCGCTGCTCGCGCGCTTCGGCGACGTCACGCTGCCCCCTCCGGGCGGCGACGTGATCGGTCGCCGGCGCATGGACACCCACTTCCTGGCGTTCGAATCGCTCGGGGCGACCGTGGAGTTTTCCGAGGACTTCCGCATCCACGCCGAAGGACGTCTTCAGGCGGCACCGGTCTTTCTCGACGAGCCGTCGGTGACCGGAACGGAGAACGCCGTGATGGCCGCCGTTCTGGCGCACGGGACGACGGTGCTGCGAAACGCCGCCGCGGAGCCGCACGTACAGGACCTCTGCCGGATGCTGGTGTCGATGGGCGCGAAGATCGACGGCATCGGTACCGGACGCCTCGTGATCGAGGGGGTGGACCGGCTCGACGGCACGCGCTTCCGATTGGGAGCCGACCATATCGAGACCGGATCGTTCATCGGGCTGGCGGCCGTCACGGGCAGCGACCTGGTGATCGAGGAGGCGCCGATGGAGCACCTCGACTCCACACTGCTCGGCTTCCGGCGCCTCGGGGTCGACTGCTCGGTGGAGGGGGCCGATCTGCGGGTGCACGGCTCGCGTGAGCACGAGATCCGGCACGATGCCTTCGGGGCCGTTCCGAAGATCGACGACGGACCCTGGCCCGCCTTTCCCGCCGACCTGACCTCGATCGCCCTCGTGACGGCCATTCGCTGTCACGGCACGATCCTGATTCACGAGAAGATGTTCGAGAGTCGGATGTTCTTCACCGACAAGCTGGTGGCGATGGGCGCGCGCATCATTCTGTGCGACCCCCATCGCGCCGTGGTGGTCGGGCCGACCCGGCTGCGCGGAGGGCCGGTGGAGAGTCCGGACATCCGGGCCGGAATGGCGCTTCTGATCGCGGCACTCGGGGCCGAGGGGCGCAGCGAGATCCACAACATTCGTCAGATCGAGCGTGGGTACGAGCGCATCGACGACCGGCTCCGGGCGCTCGGCGCCCGCATCGAGAGGCGAGACGATGGCGGATGACTCCTCCGAAGGGCGCGATCGTCGCACCCCGGTCGGCCGGTCGCTGGATCGGGGGCTCGGTGCGCTCGAGGCGCTGCGTCAGGCGTTCGGGGAGTCGGTGGAGGAGGCGCGCGAGCGAGGCGACCTCACCACCGACCGCGCGAAGGAGTTGCTGAATCGAACCCTCGAACGCGCGCGCGAGGCGGCCGGCACCGCCGACGGGCCGGGGGAAGGAACGCCCGGTGAGGGCGGATCCGGAGCGGTGACCCGCGAGGAGTTCGAGAAGCTTCTGCGTCGGATCGAGCGGGTGGAGGTGGCGCTGGGCATCCATCCCCCGGAAGACTCCGATGCGGCCCCCGACCGCGGTCACCGGCGTTGAGCCGCGCTTGAACCGGGGCGGGGAAGCCTCTATACTCCCTGTCGGATGCGCCGCCCGGGAGCGGCCCCTTCGGAGTGGGGGAGCAGTTCGCCCCCGCTTTTTTATTCGGTATGATCGAGGTCGCGTGCAGGTTCGCGTGGCCGAGGAGGCGACGATGGCCACTCCGGTGCCCGAGGTGACGGAGCAGGTGGAGGAGCGCGTCGCCGCGCTGGGCTTCGAGCTGGTCGAGCTCGAGTGGGCCGGTAGCAAGCGACGGCCCATCATTCGGCTCAGGGTGGATCGGCCGGAAGGACAGGGAGCGATCACGGTCGACGAGTGCGCCGTGGTGAGTCGAGGGCTCGAGGAGTGGCTCGACGAGCTCGACGACCTCCCGGAGAAATACGTGCTCGAGGTGTCTTCGCCGGGGGTGGAACGTCCGCTGGTGCGGGTGCGGGATTTCGAGCGATTCGCAGGGCATGAGGTGGCTCTGCGGGGCGATGGTCCCCTTCTGGAAGGAAGGGCCCGGAGGCTCGAAGGCGAGTTGCTTGGAATCGAGGGCGACGAGGGGCGGGAACGCATCCGCCTCCGTCTGCCGAACGGGGAAGAGGTCGCGGTGCCGAAGGAATCGGTGCGGGGGGCCCACCTGGTCTACAGGTGGGGCTGACGAGGGTCCTGGAAGCGAGAGAATAAGATGGCGAACGCCGGACAGATCGTAGCTGCGCTGCGAGACATCGGATCGACGAAGGACCTGTCGCCGGACGAGGTGCACGACCTTCTCAAGGACGGCATCCTCGCCGGCCTCATGCGCATCCACGGCCCCAACGTAGAAGCCGAGATCTCGATCGACGAGCAGACGGGGGAGTTCGACATCGTCGTGCTCCGTCGCGTGGTCGACGAGGTCGAGGATCCCTCGTCGGAGATCTCGCTCGAGAAGGCCCGCTGGGACGACCCGACCTTCGAGGTCGGCGACATCATGGAGATCCCGGTCGACTTCACCCAGTTCGGTCGCAACGCGGTGATGGCGATGAAGCAGCGCATCGTGCAGCGCGTGCGCGAGGGCGAGCGCCAGCGGATCCGCGACGAGTTCGAGGATCGAGTGGGCGAGCTGCTCTCGGGCGAGGTGCAGCAGACCGAGCGCGGCAAGATGGTGGTGATGCTCAACCTGGCCCGCGACGCCGACGCGATCATCCCGTGGAAGGAACAGAACCCGCGGGAGCGCTTCCGTCAGGGCGACCCGATCCGGGCGGTGCTGAAGAAGGTGGACGAGACCCCCAAGGGGCCCCGTATCATCCTCTCCCGAGCCGACCCGCTCTTCGTGTCGGCCCTCTTCAAGCTCGAGGTCCCCGAGATCTATCAGGGCATCGTCGAGATCAAGCGCATCGCGCGTGAGGTGGGGGGGCGGACCAAGATCGCCGTGTCGAGTCGCGACGAGTCGATCGATCCAGTGGGCGCCTGCGTGGGACTCAAGGGGTCCCGCGTGCAGGCGGTCGTGTCGGAGCTCGGTGGCGAGCGGATCGACATCGTGCCGTGGCACCCCGAGACCGAGGTGTTCGCTCGGCGTGCCCTCGCTCCTGCGCGCGTTTCGCGGGTCGTGTCCAACCCCGAGCGCCAGGTGGTCACGGCGATCGTCGACGAGGATCAGCTGTCGCTGGCCATCGGCCGCAACGGTCAGAACGTGCGTCTGGCCTCGCAGTTGATCGGGTGGCAGATCGACCTCTACGGCTCGCGGGAGTGGCTGGAGAAGGGCCCGGAGTTTTCGCTTTTCGGCGACCGCGACGAGGACCAGTACGAGACGGCGGACTTCCCGCTGGCCGAGCTGGAGCTCGCCGAGGCCACACTGGCGGCCCTGAATGGCGCCGGGTACAATACTTTTCTCGACATCATCGACCTCGAACGGCAGGACTTTCTGCGGATCGAGGGGCTGACCGAAGAGGACGCCGACCGCCTTCTCGGCCTCATCGACCAGTTGACGGTGGTGGAGGGAGAGTCCGACTCGTCCGACGGTGACGACGACGACTCGGACGACGACGGAGAGGGCGAGGCCGCGACCGGGTCGGACGAGACCGACGACGCGGCCGACGACGAAGAGCCCGAGGATTCGGAAGACTGAGCGCCTTCCGGATCCTCGGGCTCGCCCGTCGCGCGGGTGGCGTCGTGTTCGGCACGGACGCCGTCCGCGACGCCGTGCGGAGGGGCGCGGTAGTGCTGGTGCTCCTCGCGCGCGATGGCGCGCCC contains the following coding sequences:
- a CDS encoding cation:proton antiporter, giving the protein MDPLVATLALILLALLGARFSFSTERIPAGPRLLFRTGTHFLFVGVLLGPAVLGLLSTEALVQLYPLLGLGLGWVGLLFGLQLDRTTLRQFPRAFHALAIGQAVIAFGVFAAIGWFSADLMGMATPQVTALILAAGATAAVSSPAGIALVSTNFLVRGQVRQCLFFVASLDAVVGLVALQVTYGWMHGTDMTAGFEVGGPLFWTGIDLALGLVCGVLFLWLMRLRPGREELVLYLLGISALAGGAALQLQLSPLVAATVMGAVVANFSRDRDRVFKALQQWEKPIYLVLLLLAGAQLRLPTWWVFPLGVGYFAMRMVGKVIGSAVFVQLLPLPFDAPRRMGLGLIPQGGITLAMALSLVLTLGGSGIEVGGLPAVDLLFAVIVVGVVLSELTGPVFTAQVLRRAGEITRAVEKAIAEGDDRKAEAEAMRRHRPASPVPAGASEPEPETDDEDEADAESPSPSP
- a CDS encoding PTS sugar transporter subunit IIA, whose amino-acid sequence is MRLNEYLRADLVLTDLAADDLHSVVDALAAHLAEAGVTRDADTVSAALAAREAAHTTAMGHGMALPHATIDGLERAVLMVALAKEAIQFGPEETDPVRVFFVLLSPPGREGEHIKLLARICRLVRHPGFVDELVTVDDGERAVEVIRRVDEQHV
- the murA gene encoding UDP-N-acetylglucosamine 1-carboxyvinyltransferase, which gives rise to MSRFIVEGGTPLSGRIRPAGNKNAALPCIAAAVLTDRPVTLDNVPRIRDVLTLLEIVASLGASVSWDDANTVTIDAGGVEVGRVDRAMAARIRASLLLAGPLLARFGDVTLPPPGGDVIGRRRMDTHFLAFESLGATVEFSEDFRIHAEGRLQAAPVFLDEPSVTGTENAVMAAVLAHGTTVLRNAAAEPHVQDLCRMLVSMGAKIDGIGTGRLVIEGVDRLDGTRFRLGADHIETGSFIGLAAVTGSDLVIEEAPMEHLDSTLLGFRRLGVDCSVEGADLRVHGSREHEIRHDAFGAVPKIDDGPWPAFPADLTSIALVTAIRCHGTILIHEKMFESRMFFTDKLVAMGARIILCDPHRAVVVGPTRLRGGPVESPDIRAGMALLIAALGAEGRSEIHNIRQIERGYERIDDRLRALGARIERRDDGG
- the rimP gene encoding ribosome maturation factor RimP; this encodes MQVRVAEEATMATPVPEVTEQVEERVAALGFELVELEWAGSKRRPIIRLRVDRPEGQGAITVDECAVVSRGLEEWLDELDDLPEKYVLEVSSPGVERPLVRVRDFERFAGHEVALRGDGPLLEGRARRLEGELLGIEGDEGRERIRLRLPNGEEVAVPKESVRGAHLVYRWG
- the nusA gene encoding transcription termination factor NusA, whose product is MANAGQIVAALRDIGSTKDLSPDEVHDLLKDGILAGLMRIHGPNVEAEISIDEQTGEFDIVVLRRVVDEVEDPSSEISLEKARWDDPTFEVGDIMEIPVDFTQFGRNAVMAMKQRIVQRVREGERQRIRDEFEDRVGELLSGEVQQTERGKMVVMLNLARDADAIIPWKEQNPRERFRQGDPIRAVLKKVDETPKGPRIILSRADPLFVSALFKLEVPEIYQGIVEIKRIAREVGGRTKIAVSSRDESIDPVGACVGLKGSRVQAVVSELGGERIDIVPWHPETEVFARRALAPARVSRVVSNPERQVVTAIVDEDQLSLAIGRNGQNVRLASQLIGWQIDLYGSREWLEKGPEFSLFGDRDEDQYETADFPLAELELAEATLAALNGAGYNTFLDIIDLERQDFLRIEGLTEEDADRLLGLIDQLTVVEGESDSSDGDDDDSDDDGEGEAATGSDETDDAADDEEPEDSED